CTGGACCCGCCGCTGATGATCTACGACGAGCCGCTGACCGGGCTGGACCCGATCGCCTCGGGGGTGATCATGAGCCTGATCCAGCGCCTCAACCACAGCCTGGGCCTGACCAGCATCATCGTCAGCCACCACGTGCACGAGACCCTGCCGATCTGCGACCAGGTCATCGCCATTGCCAATGGCGGCATCGTGTTCCAGGGCACGCCCGAAGCACTGCAGTCCAGCCATGACCCGCTGCTGCGGCAGTTCCTGCACGGCCAGCCCGATGGCCCCATTCCGTTCGATGCCGCGCCTCGCGCGAGGGTCGCCTGATGCCGTTCGTCCAAGCCACCCGCTCGCTGGGCCGCGCCGGCCTGTTTTCGCTGACCGTGCTGCGCGGTTCGCTGCCGACCCGTGATTTCCTGGCTGAGCTGACCCGCGAGATCTACAAGATCGGCGCGCGCTCGCTGCCGATCATCGCCGTCGGTGGTGCCTTCGTCGGCCTGGTACTGACCCTGCAGGGCTATCGCACGCTGACCACCTTCGGTGCGGCCGACGCGCTGTCGACCCTGCTCGGCCTGTCGCTGTACCGCGAACTGGCGCCGGTGCTGACCGCGCTGCTGTTCATCGGCCGCGCCGGCAGCTCGATTGCCGCCGAACTGGGCCTGATGCGTGCCACCGACCAGATCAAGGCGTTGGAACTGATGGCGATCGACCCGGTGGCCAAGGCTGTCGCGCCACGCTTCTGGGCGGCGGTGCTGACCGTGCCGCTGCTGACCGGCATCTTCTGCTCGCTGGCGATCAGCGCCAGCTACTTCGAAGCGGTGCACGTGCTGGGCCTGGACAATGGCGTGTTCTGGTCGGCGCTGCGCAACAGCGTCGATTTCTGGGATGACTTCGGCGTGGCGATGCTGAAGTCAGCGATCTTCGGCGGCACCGCCGCGCTGGTCGCCGCCTACGTTGGTTTCCATGCCGAGCCGACCATCGAGGGCACCTCGGTGGCGACCACCCGTGCGGTGGTCAACGCCTCGCTGCTGGTGCTGATGTTCAACTTCGTGCTGTCGGCAATGTTGTTCACCTAACCCCTCCACCGGCGGTGCGCAGGCGCGCGCGGCCACCACGACTCGATCAGGTAATCCACATGGCCATCCGCGGTCCCAGACTCGAATTCTCCGTCGGCGCCTTCCTGCTGCTGGCCCTGGCCTCGCTGATGGTGCTGGCCGTGGCCTCGACCAACCAGCGCTGGAGCTGGGGCAGCCAGGGCTACGAGCTGAAGGCGCGCTTCTCCCAGGTCGGCCAGCTGCGCAAGCAGGCGCCGGTGAAGATCGGCGGCGTCACCGTCGGCCAGGTCGCCTCGATCGACCTGGATCCGGTGAAGTTCGAGTCCATCGTGACCCTGCGCATGGACAGCAAGGTCAAGGACCTGCCGGCGGACACCTCGGCCGGCATCTTCACCAGTGGTTTGCTGGGCGAGAGCTATATCGGTCTGCAGCCGGGTGGTGACCCGGACGTGCTCAAGGCCGGTGACGAGATCGTCTTCACCCAGCCAGCAGTCGACCTGATCCAGCTGGTCGGCAAGTACATGTTCAGTGGCGGCGCCGGTGGTGGCGCAGGCCAGAAGCCCAACGATGGCGCGCAGGCGCCTGCAACGGAACCGCAACCATGAAGATGAAACTGATCCCGGCCCTGCTCGCCTCGACGCTGCTGCTGGCCACGCCGTTCCTCGCCCAGGCCCAGGCCGCCGCCCCCGCCGCTGCCGCGGCGCAGGGCCAGGCCGGCAAGGTGGTGATCGATGCCAGCACGCGCATCCTCACCACCCTGCAGCAGCGCCGGAGCGAGTTCAGCAGCAACCCGGCCAGCCTGCGCAGCTACATCGACAGCGAATTGAACCGCACCTTCGACCGCGACTACGCCGCGCGCCTGGTGCTGGGCCCGCACGCCCGCGGCGCCTCGGATGCCGACATCAAGCTGTTCGCCGATGCCATGGCCGACAGCCTGATGCAGCGCTACGGTTCGACCCTGCTCAACATCCAGGGCAAGCCGAGCTTCCGCCTGAAGGGTGAGAGCCCGCTGCCGGGCAACCGCGGCGTGCGCGTGAGCACCGAGCTGGTGCGGGCCGGCAGCGAACCGACCCCGGTCGAATACTGGATGCGCAACGTGAACGGCCAGTGGAAGATCTTCGACGTCAACATCGAAGGCATCTCCTACGTGCAGACCTTCCGCAACCAGTTCGATACCCCGCTGCGCCAGAAGGGCATCAAGCAGGTGGCCAGCGAGCTGCACAGCGGCAGCATGCAGGCCGGACCCGCGGGCAATGGCAAGTAACGCACTGGCGCTGCTGGAAGGCGACACCCTGCGCCTGCGCGGAGTGCTCGACCGTGCCGCGGTGATCGCGTTGTGGCCGCAGCTGCAGTCCCTGCCGGCCAAGCTGGCACGGCTGGAACTGGGCGAGGTCGAGCGCGTGGACAGCGCCGGCCTGGCCCTGCTGGCCGAACTGGCGGCCCGTGCACGCAAAGCCGGCCATGCGCTGTCCGTTTCCGGCGCGCCGTCGGGTTACAACGAGCTGAGCGCAGCCTACCGGCTGTCGCCCGACCTGGATTTCAACGCTACTTCTGCTGCGAGCTGACATGAACGTCGTACGCACTTTCCCCCTGATCGTCCTGGCCACCGCCCTCACCGCCTGTGCCGGCAAGCCCGCGCGCAGCGATGCTGCGGTGGCCAGCACCGTGGTTGCGCCCAGCCCGGCTGCCGAAGCACCAGCCGCACCGGCCGATAGCGGCGTGGTCGACGCTGCTCCGGTCGCTCCTGTGGCCACCCCTGCGGCGCCCGCCGCGTCGTCGCCGACGGCTGCGCCGCAGGGCGCGGAGGCTGGTGCACCGAAGACCGCAGCGTCCACCGCCGCCGATGGTGACGATGATTTCGACGCCCTGTATGGCGGCACCGGCAACACCGGCAGTGCCGCCGCCTACGATCCGTGGGAACCGTTCAACCGCAAGGTCCACGCCTTCAACAATGCGGTCGACCGCGGGGTGGCCCGCCCGCTGGCCACCGCCTATACCCATGTGGTGCCGCGTTTCGCGCGTACCGGCGTCAGCAACTTCTTCAGCAACCTGCGCGCGCCGGTGACCATCACCAACCAGCTGCTGCAGGGCCGCGGAGCCGACGCCTGGGACACCCTCGGCCGCTTCCTGATGAACAGCACGCTGGGCATCGGTGGCCTGTTCGATCCGGCCAGCAAGGCGATGGTGCCGCGTCGCAATGAAGACTTCGGCCAGACCCTGGGCGCCTGGGGCTGGCGGCGTTCGCGCTACGTGGAACTGCCGTTCTTTGGCCCACGTACCGTTCGCGATGTGTTCGGCCTGGCCGGTGACATCCCGTTGTCGCCGATTCGCCGCATCGAAGAGGACAAGATCCGCATCGGCCTGCAGGGCCTGCAGCTGGTCGACACCCGCGCGCAGCTGCTGGCGATCGACGACCTGCGTGACACCGCCGTCGACGAATATTCGCTGGTCCGCGATGCCTGGATGCAGCGGCGCAACTACCAGATCGAGAACGATCTGCGCAGCAAGCGCGACCGCGGCCACGACGATGCCAATTCGCCGATCCCGGTCGATGCGATGCCAATGCCGCAGTGGACCCACTGAGTCCGGTCTGCAGCGCATGAAAAACCCCGCCTCGGCGGGGTTTTTCTTTTCCGGCAGGGTTCCTTTCCGGTGGGTGCCAACCTTGCTTGGCACGCGTTCCTCAGGCCGCCAGCGCCGCCTCGATGGCCTCGCGCAGGCGCGCATCATCGGCGGCCACGTCCGGGGCAAAACGGGCGACGACCTTGCCATCACGGCCGACCAGGAACTTCTCGAAGTTCCACAGCACCGCCGGTGCCGGATGGATCGGGATCTCCTTGCTGGCCAGGCGCTCGCGCAGCGGGCCTTCACCGATCGACTGCGGCTGCGCGGCGGTCAGCTGTTGGTACAGCGGGTGGGTGTCCTCACCGGCCACGCTGATCTTGGAGAACATCGGGAAACTGACATCGTAGGTGAGCTGGCAGAACTGCTGGATCTCGGCCTCGCTGCCCGGCTCCTGGCCAAGGAAATTGTTGGCGGGGAAG
This portion of the Stenotrophomonas sp. WZN-1 genome encodes:
- a CDS encoding MlaE family lipid ABC transporter permease subunit encodes the protein MPFVQATRSLGRAGLFSLTVLRGSLPTRDFLAELTREIYKIGARSLPIIAVGGAFVGLVLTLQGYRTLTTFGAADALSTLLGLSLYRELAPVLTALLFIGRAGSSIAAELGLMRATDQIKALELMAIDPVAKAVAPRFWAAVLTVPLLTGIFCSLAISASYFEAVHVLGLDNGVFWSALRNSVDFWDDFGVAMLKSAIFGGTAALVAAYVGFHAEPTIEGTSVATTRAVVNASLLVLMFNFVLSAMLFT
- a CDS encoding ABC transporter substrate-binding protein is translated as MKMKLIPALLASTLLLATPFLAQAQAAAPAAAAAQGQAGKVVIDASTRILTTLQQRRSEFSSNPASLRSYIDSELNRTFDRDYAARLVLGPHARGASDADIKLFADAMADSLMQRYGSTLLNIQGKPSFRLKGESPLPGNRGVRVSTELVRAGSEPTPVEYWMRNVNGQWKIFDVNIEGISYVQTFRNQFDTPLRQKGIKQVASELHSGSMQAGPAGNGK
- a CDS encoding STAS domain-containing protein: MASNALALLEGDTLRLRGVLDRAAVIALWPQLQSLPAKLARLELGEVERVDSAGLALLAELAARARKAGHALSVSGAPSGYNELSAAYRLSPDLDFNATSAAS
- a CDS encoding VacJ family lipoprotein, with translation MNVVRTFPLIVLATALTACAGKPARSDAAVASTVVAPSPAAEAPAAPADSGVVDAAPVAPVATPAAPAASSPTAAPQGAEAGAPKTAASTAADGDDDFDALYGGTGNTGSAAAYDPWEPFNRKVHAFNNAVDRGVARPLATAYTHVVPRFARTGVSNFFSNLRAPVTITNQLLQGRGADAWDTLGRFLMNSTLGIGGLFDPASKAMVPRRNEDFGQTLGAWGWRRSRYVELPFFGPRTVRDVFGLAGDIPLSPIRRIEEDKIRIGLQGLQLVDTRAQLLAIDDLRDTAVDEYSLVRDAWMQRRNYQIENDLRSKRDRGHDDANSPIPVDAMPMPQWTH
- a CDS encoding glutathione peroxidase, yielding MSTPIQDISLTTIDGQPSSLADYQGKVLLLVNVASKCGLTPQYEGLQALYAEKHAQGLEVLGFPANNFLGQEPGSEAEIQQFCQLTYDVSFPMFSKISVAGEDTHPLYQQLTAAQPQSIGEGPLRERLASKEIPIHPAPAVLWNFEKFLVGRDGKVVARFAPDVAADDARLREAIEAALAA